The Apium graveolens cultivar Ventura chromosome 3, ASM990537v1, whole genome shotgun sequence sequence agaattcttcttcattgtaaATATATTCAGCTTCATATTTGTTCTCAAATGTTCTCTAACCACATAATTTGCCTCTTGCTTTGTGTAGCCTTCTAGATAGTAATAGTAAGTCTGAAGAACAAGAGAAACAATAATAAATAGATAACCATAACTAGAAAAGACCAAGAATTCCGTTACTGGAAAATCAAGGTTATTAGACGCATTCCCTTACTAACATTATTTCCAGAAATAAATTCAATATTGTAACATTCAACTTGTTAAGCATCGTCTaacatcccaaatttctttgaaaaataatattaacaGGATATCCCAAAAATAAATAATATGATTCACTGACACTGTAAAGTAAAACCCCAAATTAAGGAGAGAAAATGATCTTATCAGTATTCATACCTTGAACTTTTTAACACATCTGTTAAGAAAGGCCTCACGTGCTCGTCCTTTTTCAAAGGTTATCTCATATGTCCATTCTGCTCTAAGTATACCTTTTAGGGTCCTTTTGTACCTAGGTTATTTGATCctacaaaaaataaataaatgaatgtTAAGTTATCGTAAAGATATAGGTAATACATTTATAAAAAAAGGAACATAGGTTATACGTTTTGTCATCGACAAATTGCACCACTCCAAGTTTAGGCTCTCCCTTCATTGGTGGTTTTTTGTAATCACCATAGCTCACACTTCTTGTAGCTCTCCCATTAGTAGTCTCCTGATCACATTCCATATCATCTCCACCCTCAGTATCTTCCTCACCCTCCATATTGTCCTCACCTTCAATCTCTTCCTCACCCTCAATTTCTTTCTCACTCTCATCAAGTCCCTCACCCTCACATTCATAATCGCTATCGTTATCACTATCGCTATCGCTATCGCTATCATCAACATTTACTCTACCCCTGCCTACATAAAATCTGCCCCTCCCATCATCTACTCTATCCCTAACTCTATTTCCTATGACATTAACCTTCCCCTTTTCACCATCCCCCTTGCCCCTTCCAAAATCCCATATTACTGTATTCTTGGGCCTTCCACCATCCCCTCTGCCCCTTCCACCATCTCGTATTACTGTATCGCTGGACCTTCCACCATACTGTCTGTCCCTTCCACCATCCTCTCTGCCTCTTCCACCAATATCTATGTCCCTTCTCCCATCTCCTATTACCTGACCCTTAGCTTTCGTTTGACCCATGCCCCCACCTCCTCTGTCAAAACTAGCCCCATACAATCGACTTGGCAACAAAATCTGGGAAGAAAAGTAAACAAAACATGTTAGATTTCATCTAGAAAAAATTAATTTTAGCAAATTTTAACATATAAAGACCACTAAcagaaaatatcaaaattatatgtaaaataaaatgaaatcaaatcaaaaatatcaaaaataaaaaCATCTGTATAAAATAtctttatgtatatatatataaagagagagaggggggagagagagcagttatcaaaatatcaaaaataaaatgaataaaatcTATAACAAATGAAGACGAAGAAGAAGACCAACAAAATCGATTATATAATTCTGTATGTGTGCGTTGGTGACATAGAAGACATCAGTGTTTGCAATCAAAGTCAATTAAACCCAAAACTAAAATCGAAATCAAAAACAAAATCGATTATCAGTGTTTTAGTTGATAATCAGTCTGTAAGTTGCAATCGATACCTTTTTAGCTGGTCTCGGGTTGGAGTTCGTAGACATTAGTGTTTGTCGCTTGAAACTCTAGTCGCCGCTATGTGTATCGTTGTTCGCTTATAAGAGGGAAGATATAACTGAAGTAGAATaataagaatgaaaataaaaataaaatattttttagtaTTTATAAAAGTCAAAATTCGACCAGCTCCGGTCATTTCGATATCTGACCAGCTCCGGTCATTTTTAACAAATCACTGGTATAAGTCCAGTAGCTACTGGAACTGCTCTCTGCACTGAATTTTCTTTCCAAAACTCAAACAACATTTATATATCCACAATTCATCCACTCATTATCTATTTACAAGACATAACAACCACAATTCACATAGAAATTGaaatttaattcataattaaacaATAGTTCCAAATTTGATacaataatttataaaaaaatactaCATATTGAAATTAATCGTCACTATCACTTCGCTCATCAACAGTCATGTCTTCATTGTTATTTTGATCTTCATCATGATCCTCTATACTGAAATCATTTTCATAATTTCTCAAATCAATGAAATAGTTGGAAGGATCATTAATAACTACGGTATCCACATGTGATGATGAAACATTTGATACATCATTTTGAAAAGCGGCGTCACTAGATGGATCATTAGCATTTTTTGCCACATTTTCATCTATTTGTCGACTCTTTGTTGTAAGCACAGTGTACCATGGTGATTTTGCATTTATAATACTTGGTATATAACATACTTGATGGGCTTGGCTAGCTAATATGAAAAAATCTTCGGCATTTAGTCTTGATCTAACATCCACAGTAGTAATTCTATTTCCATCCATTTTGATGTGCTATTGTGTGATCAAACCAATGGCATTTAAATAAGATAACATCATGGCCATTATGGTAGTGTAACTTGAGAACTTCAAGTAGTCTTCCGTCTATTTCCATAGCTCTCTTTGTAAGAAGATCCTAAAAATGTTTATATGTAAGCAAAACTTAGATACAATTTTTAAGGTGCAATTAATGAACTTTAGACTTTTGAATTCATTATATTATTTACCTATCACAACCACGCCCGAATTTTGTGAAGTGCGTTCATTGATATTTCCACAATCAAACTTGTAGCCATTACAAAGACACCCTTTATAAGTTTCCATATTCGCCATTGGACCTCTAATTAAATCCTTGAACTTAGGATTAATGACCCATCTATTATTTGTTACCTGATCAAATGATAGATAAATTTAaacatataaataaatatatgagtaccaaaaaataaaataagaatgtTAATTTGATGTGCACTAATAATctgaatttatatatataaatgtatattGAGAGGTACCCTTCTTTCCATCCAATTTGTGAATCTTTCTTTTTGATACATTTCTTTTTCAGCATCATTGAATTCCGGATGATGCTTGCAAACTAGCTTGTGAAATTCACTAAAATTACAACAAAAATAATTAAACAGATAAAAAAGGTGGTCttaagtaatcaaatacaagtaacAATTTTGGAACCATAAATATGACTAATAATGACTACAAAAACCATACCTCAAATATATGGCAACTTCTGGTGAATTAATGAGTACGTAATACTTAGCAAGCCTTTTTTCTTCATCACCCAAAAATCTATGTCCCGTATGCAGCTGAGGTTTTGTCGGATATCTATAAACTTCTAACAAATTGGGATCACAAAATTTTTTTGGGGCCTTATTACGGCACAACTTGTTATGCACTGTTTCAAACTTTTCTTCAAAATACAAAGAGCAAAAGTGTACACTTTCCTCCTCAATATAGCGTCTGGCCATTGAACCCTCCGGCCGAGCTTTATTTTTAACTTTCATGTTTAGACCATGCAAGTATCTTTCAACAAAATACATCCATCTAAAATTTGTCGGGCCATCTAACTTACACTCAGTAGCCAAATGCACGGGCAAATGTTCCATTGGATCAAAAAAACCAGGAATGTATATGGTTTCAATTTTGGACAAAATCTTTACTATGTTCTTCTCCATTTTCTCCAAATCAGTGTATTTCAAATTTGATGCACACAAATCTTGAAAGAAGTTGGACAACTCAGTAAGAACATCACACACATGCTTCGGTAGAAAGTCACGACAAACAATAGGCAATAATTTTTGCATAAAGATATGACAATCATATGATTTCATTCCTTGAACAGTGTGTTTTTCAAAATTTACACACCTTGATATATTTGAAACATACCCATCTGGAAGTTTCAATTCTTCAATCCACTTGAACAACTTGTGAACTTGTTCTATTGTAAGCACATATGACGCATTTGGCTTTGTGCCATCATCTTGTATCCATAAATCACGATGTAGACCTAATTCTTTACAATCTTCTCTTGCTTTGTCTTTATCTTTGGTCTTATTTTTATCACCTAACATTATGTAAAAAATGTTATCAAAGATATTTTTCTTCGTGTGCATGACATCAATGTTGTGGCAAAGATTGGGTGTCTGCCAATATGGTAGCTCGAAAAAAGGAGAGCGATGAGTCCAATTATGTGTCACACCATAGTCTCTAGGCTTTCTCCAACTCATTTTTCCAGGGGGAGGAAACTGTATATCCTCACAAACAGCCCTTGCCATTAATCCTGAATGTCGAGTTGTGACTGAACGTGTCTCTCTACTCCCAAACTTAGTACTCCTTCTCAACGGATCATTTGGTTCCAAGAAATATCTAGCAGTGCCATAGAAACTAGGTTTACCACCATGCTTAAGTTGTATTCCTTTCACATCTCCAACACATACATGACATGCCAATTTACCTTTAGTTGACCATCCACTAAGCATGCCAAGTGCGCGGAAATCACTAATTGTCCACATCAAAGCTGCCTTCATCATAAAGTTTGTACATGATAACCTATCATATGTTTCTACCCCTGTTCTCCACAAAATTTTCAATTCATCAATCAATGGTCGGAGATAGACATGAAGATCTTTTGTCGGGTCAGTAGGCCCAGGAATAAGAAGAGGCATAAACATAAATGGAGCTTTTGTGCACATGGATGGTGGAAGATTGTAAACAACAACTATCACAGGCCACACCGTATAACCTCTCGTGTGTGGATCACGAAATGGATCAAATTCGTCAGAAGAGAGGCCAAGTCTAACATTCCGCATCTCTCTTGCAAAATCAGGAAATCTACGATCAAATTGCTTCCATTCATCTCTATCTGCTGGATGAGATAATTCCCCTTCAACTACAACTCTGTCGTGGTGCCACCTTATATATTCTGCAGTCTTCTTAGCCATAAACAAATGTTGTAACCTTAAGAGGAAAGTACTATAGGATCTTTCGTGGGATCTTCTTTTTCTTTGGATCTTTCTGTACCTTGTATCGGCTTGTATTGCATATGTCATAATGTGTCTTTTTGCTATTTTCCTTGTAAAATAGCATGCAGTCATTCTCACAAGCATCAATCTTTTCATATCACATATTCAATGCACTTGTCATCTTTTTGACATCGTAGTACGTTGAAGGTAGTTTGTGGTCATTAGGCAATACCGGCCCAATGA is a genomic window containing:
- the LOC141711042 gene encoding uncharacterized protein LOC141711042 — encoded protein: MGQTKAKGQVIGDGRRDIDIGGRGREDGGRDRQYGGRSSDTVIRDGGRGRGDGGRPKNTVIWDFGRGKGDGEKGKVNVIGNRVRDRVDDGRGRFYVGRGRVNVDDSDSDSDSDNDSDYECEGEGLDESEKEIEGEEEIEGEDNMEGEEDTEGGDDMECDQETTNGRATRSVSYGDYKKPPMKGEPKLGVVQFVDDKTIK
- the LOC141714974 gene encoding uncharacterized protein LOC141714974, whose product is MAKKTAEYIRWHHDRVVVEGELSHPADRDEWKQFDRRFPDFAREMRNVRLGLSSDEFDPFRDPHTRGYTVWPVIVVVYNLPPSMCTKAPFMFMPLLIPGPTDPTKDLHVYLRPLIDELKILWRTGVETYDRLSCTNFMMKAALMWTISDFRALGMLSGWSTKGKLACHVCVGDVKGIQLKHGGKPSFYGTARYFLEPNDPLRRSTKFGSRETRSVTTRHSGLMARAVCEDIQFPPPGKMSWRKPRDYGVTHNWTHRSPFFELPYWQTPNLCHNIDVMHTKKNIFDNIFYIMLGDKNKTKDKDKAREDCKELGLHRDLWIQDDGTKPNASYVLTIEQVHKLFKWIEELKLPDGYVSNISRCVNFEKHTVQGMKSYDCHIFMQKLLPIVCRDFLPKHVCDVLTELSNFFQDLCASNLKYTDLEKMEKNIVKILSKIETIYIPGFFDPMEHLPVHLATECKLDGPTNFRWMYFVERYLHGLNMKVKNKARPEGSMARRYIEEESVHFCSLYFEEKFETVHNKLCRNKAPKKFCDPNLLEVYRYPTKPQLHTGHRFLGDEEKRLAKYYVLINSPEVAIYLSEFHKLVCKHHPEFNDAEKEMYQKERFTNWMERRVTNNRWVINPKFKDLIRGPMANMETYKGCLCNGYKFDCGNINERTSQNSGVVVIGSSYKESYGNRRKTT